In one window of Acidobacteriota bacterium DNA:
- a CDS encoding tetratricopeptide repeat protein produces MERKENYSRKENTRRLSDYLFNLRTASNLTLKQVEEISKSYDEQINFHYLSKVERGQIMPSLPKLLSLSRVYKVNPANFIDILELESYEKLEPEVDEYQQCKQYGVACTEHGDYNKAFAAFNKCLSLIEKEPDTSKKKSLASEIHLCIGGALRGMGKLSLAREELEKALLNVDISDHLKMRVYCFMSGLYSHQKNFHLASLYNNEALRMAKSCKDERIVANAYITRANIIADSDPEKDAEPYYRKGISLYKKLRLTPDLVTSFFDYGHYLIQKGRYDEAISIIEEYSTIAKKEGFKKHYAHSIQNLGIAFFHLKEYERAKIHLSEALRMSREYEYISIAFVCLFYLWKIAIYEGNQELQKTLLKSLKFYRVKLELKFDEVEEFDFLIGRMR; encoded by the coding sequence TCGAAGAAATATCAAAAAGTTACGATGAGCAGATCAATTTTCATTATCTCAGCAAGGTGGAAAGAGGTCAGATCATGCCTTCCCTTCCAAAACTTCTGAGTCTTTCAAGAGTCTACAAGGTTAACCCGGCAAATTTCATCGATATACTCGAGCTGGAAAGCTATGAAAAGCTGGAGCCGGAAGTCGATGAATACCAGCAGTGCAAGCAGTATGGCGTTGCCTGTACCGAACACGGCGACTATAATAAGGCATTTGCCGCCTTCAACAAATGTCTCAGCCTCATTGAAAAAGAACCGGATACATCAAAGAAAAAGAGTCTTGCTTCGGAGATCCATCTGTGCATCGGCGGGGCTCTCAGAGGCATGGGCAAATTATCCCTTGCCAGAGAAGAGCTGGAAAAAGCCTTGCTGAACGTTGATATAAGCGATCATCTGAAAATGAGAGTGTACTGCTTCATGTCCGGTCTCTACTCTCACCAGAAGAACTTCCATCTCGCCAGCTTATATAATAATGAAGCTTTGAGAATGGCAAAGAGTTGCAAGGATGAGAGGATCGTAGCAAACGCGTATATTACCAGAGCCAATATTATTGCCGATTCGGACCCCGAGAAAGATGCAGAGCCTTATTACAGAAAGGGGATATCCTTATACAAGAAATTGAGGTTGACACCTGACCTTGTGACCTCCTTCTTTGATTACGGCCACTATCTCATTCAGAAGGGTAGATACGATGAAGCGATAAGCATAATTGAAGAGTACTCTACCATAGCCAAAAAGGAAGGCTTTAAGAAGCATTATGCTCACTCCATTCAAAATTTGGGAATCGCCTTTTTCCACCTGAAAGAATATGAAAGGGCAAAGATTCATCTCTCAGAAGCGCTGAGGATGTCCAGGGAGTATGAGTACATCAGCATCGCTTTTGTTTGTTTATTTTATCTATGGAAGATCGCCATCTACGAGGGGAATCAGGAATTGCAGAAAACCCTGTTGAAAAGCTTGAAGTTCTACAGGGTGAAGCTGGAATTAAAATTCGATGAAGTAGAGGAGTTCGATTTCCTGATCGGCCGCATGCGGTAA